GCTGCGGGACCAGGATGGCATTGGGCACCAGGGAACCGGTCACGGTCAGGTTGGCGAACATGCCGGGCAGCAGCGTACCGTTGGGGTTGGGGAACTCGGCCTTCAGGGTCAGGGTACCGGTGGAATCGCTGACGCTCCGGTCCACCTGGCTGACAGTCCCTTTTTCCGGATAGGTAGTCCCGTCACTGAGCTTCATGGTTACGTTCTGCAGCTGGTTCCCGTTGTTGGTATTGCCCTTCATGATATCCAGGTAATCACCCTGGGATACGGAGAACCGTACCCGCATGGGATCGCTGCCGGAAATGGAGGTCAGGACCGTGGAGTTGGCCGTTACGAAAGCGCCATTGGCCAGCGTGGTGGTACTCACTTTCCCGGAGAAAGGCGCCACGATCTGGGTATCGCTTACATCCACCTGGGAGGACGCCACAATGGCCTGCTGGGCATCCACAGCAGCCTGGGCCTGGGCCAGCTGGGTGTTGTACTGATCCGCCGTCTGTTTGCTCACGGCTCCCTGTTCATACAGGGTCTGATACCGCTGGGCATCTTTCTGGGCATTGGCCAGGGTTGCTTCTGCATTGGCCAGATTGGCCTGCGCATTCAGCACAGAGTTCTGGTAGTTCCTGGGATCGATGACGTACAGCACCTGTCCTGCTTCCACATAGTCCCCGCCGTTCACCAGCTTCTGGACAATGGTCCCGGTTACCTTGCTCTTGATTTCCACATCGTTGGCCGCTTCCACGAACCCGGTGTAGTCGTAGGTAATGGGGGTATCACGCCGGATGACCTTCATGGACTTTACGGCCACATCTCCTGACATGGTAGCGGTTTTCTTGCCGCAACCGGCAACGCCTACCAGCAGAAGGAGTGCCATCCCGATGGATATCACTTTTTTCTTTCCTAACATGGACAATCCTCCTAAAATCCTGCCCTCCAGGGCATATACTGCAATCATGAAAAAGTTATAAATAACCTTGTATATTATAGCCTATGGAGTTTTCAGTTTCAAACGCTTTAATTTGCTGTTTTTGTTTTTGTTTCACCTGTTTTCGTGTTCTTGCTATTGTTTCCGTCGTTTGACTGGCTAGTCACAAAAACCTCACCGGGAAGGTTTTTCTTCAAATACGGAAGCACCTGTTCCGCCTCCAGGTCGAACTCCTTCTGGTCCCCATAGAGCAGGCCCAGGGCATCACCATCGAAGTAGTAGCCCGTCACATCCTTCGGGGTAAGTGTCTGACCAGCCTCCGCCGTCTCTTTGGCCACCATCTTCCAGAACTTGCCCCAGGGTTTGACCATGGCCTTCAGAGGGACTTCCTCCCCGGTCTTCACATTGAAGTTGAAGCACCGGGTAATGGCCGTGCTCCTGTCCCGTTCGGTCAAAAGGCCCAGCAGCATGATGCTGGCATAATTCTGGCCGCTGTACTTCACATCATAATCCAGATTCAGCCGGCTGCCGATTCCCAGATCCTTCAGATGGTTCCGGACAAAGGCTTCGATGCCATGGTTCAGCTTCCAGGCCAGTTTCCCGTCCAATTTCTGGAAATGAGGATATTCCACAGCCCCGTCTTCGGTGGCAACTTTCAAAGAAACGATTTCATAGCCGCTCTGGCCGGTGACCTTGTCCGTATTCACATAGGTGGGCCGGCTGTACAGTTCCGCCTGGAATCCCACCGTCCGGGGCTGCCAGCCGCCAGCCCGGTAATCCCACACCGTACGTACCACGCCCAGGGGATCGGAGTTGGTCACCCCCACCACCTTCTGCAATGTCACCACTTCGTCCATGCCATCCCCGTTCACGTCCAGGGCGCTGAGCTGGCTCAGGTTCTGGATGGTGGGACGCAGGCCCGAATCCTTCAGGCTGCCGTCGCCATTGTACACATTCAGATTCCGGTACGCTTCCTTCTCATTGCTTACATCCAGGGTGATGTCCTGGGTCAGGTTGGGGAAGGAAAGCTTCACCTGGTAATCAGGCAGATAGGTGCCCACCATGGACACCCCCTTATTCTCCTCCGGCCCGAAGATTTCTTCCATCTTTCCGTCCTGCACGTCCAGGATCCGGTAGGATACCATGCCCCCGCTGCCGCCGCTGGGGGCCGCAATGATGATGTTGGGCCAGCCGT
This genomic interval from Acidaminococcus timonensis contains the following:
- a CDS encoding efflux RND transporter periplasmic adaptor subunit — protein: MLGKKKVISIGMALLLLVGVAGCGKKTATMSGDVAVKSMKVIRRDTPITYDYTGFVEAANDVEIKSKVTGTIVQKLVNGGDYVEAGQVLYVIDPRNYQNSVLNAQANLANAEATLANAQKDAQRYQTLYEQGAVSKQTADQYNTQLAQAQAAVDAQQAIVASSQVDVSDTQIVAPFSGKVSTTTLANGAFVTANSTVLTSISGSDPMRVRFSVSQGDYLDIMKGNTNNGNQLQNVTMKLSDGTTYPEKGTVSQVDRSVSDSTGTLTLKAEFPNPNGTLLPGMFANLTVTGSLVPNAILVPQRAVTDVMYKHFVYVINDDNTVSMKEVQLGARIGKLWLVKSGLDGTETVVVEGVQKLKEGAKVSPTAMTEADLDTTDTTSTGTSGN